From a region of the Feifania hominis genome:
- the def gene encoding peptide deformylase has protein sequence MAIRTILNKKEDALRKKCRPIDRITPHLLTLLDDMRETVVDANGAGLAAPQVGVLRRIAVVVNENDEIFELINPEIVERRGEQQELEGCLSDPGEWGITSRPQWVKARAMNRQGEWYELEGEGLFARAICHEIDHLDGILFTDHALKILTDEQLTEFLEQQAAAENEKA, from the coding sequence ATGGCCATACGTACCATACTCAATAAAAAAGAGGACGCGCTGCGCAAGAAGTGCCGTCCCATCGATCGCATCACCCCCCATCTGCTGACGCTGCTCGACGACATGCGCGAGACGGTCGTCGACGCCAACGGCGCCGGGCTCGCGGCGCCCCAGGTCGGCGTTTTGCGCCGCATCGCGGTGGTGGTCAATGAGAACGATGAGATCTTCGAGCTGATCAACCCCGAGATCGTCGAACGCCGCGGTGAGCAGCAGGAGCTCGAGGGCTGCCTGTCCGACCCGGGTGAGTGGGGCATCACGAGCCGCCCCCAGTGGGTCAAGGCCAGGGCCATGAACCGGCAGGGCGAGTGGTATGAGCTCGAGGGCGAGGGCCTCTTCGCGCGGGCCATCTGCCACGAGATCGACCATCTCGACGGCATCCTCTTCACCGACCATGCGCTGAAGATCCTCACGGACGAACAGCTCACCGAATTTCTCGAGCAGCAGGCCGCCGCCGAGAACGAGAAAGCGTGA